Proteins found in one Oncorhynchus mykiss isolate Arlee chromosome 3, USDA_OmykA_1.1, whole genome shotgun sequence genomic segment:
- the LOC110504388 gene encoding serine/arginine repetitive matrix protein 1 isoform X3, which yields MECAMDTRQGGDEAAESEHTLEETSAKEGSEMLHKKNKKHKKHKGKKKKKKRGKGERETSSESVPESDVEKPLVRTRAGLRRQPEQGIWLTPGRQRSSKTNAITFHPAHTPPTRATWANLRSAGLVASDEAAGTKDEATKGLITADKPEVCDAKARKHKRHFGKKKKKRRRKGEEKQEKNSPLHSPSESESMSGSDSESEEKPAGTDVQAVPILSKARQEERVSSLRLTLGQKEGSLKMCQTLDEQSADARGKTEEKAPPADREEQTVSVIKAEDSRSDRCFSHSQELPDIIPKQGGQREETNTGQRSKVNNHAPSRSRSQSLTDTKRARSSVSHSTSSKRSRSSRSRSQSPKQLSGLLVSSRGRSRSFSKSMTPKRKQSKSLKSTGRKSHSLTPKRGRKSPSLSPSRGRKSPSLSPSRERKSPSLSPRRGRKSPSLSPRRGRKSPSLSPSRGRKSPSLSPSRERKSPSLSPRRGRKSPSLSPRRGRKSPSLSPRRGRKSPSLSPRRGRKSPSLSPRRGRKSPSLSPRRGRKSPSLSPRRGRKSPSLSPRRGRKSSPLSPRRGRKSSPLSPRRGRKSPSLSPRRGRKSPSLSPRRGRKSSPLSPRRGRKSSPLSPRRGRKSSPLSPRRGRKSSPLSPRRGRKSSPLSPRRGRKSSPLSPRRGRKSSPLSPRRGRKSSPLSPRRGRKSSPLSPRRGRKSSPLSPRRGRKSSPLSPRRGRKSPKRGRKSSPLSPRRGRKSSPLSPRRGRKLSPSPRRGRRSESRPRGRVRRSRTRTPPPRRGRPSRSRSPVRLTRRSRSKSRRLRHSRSLRRGRRSKSSSPSHRKRSPPRTRRSRSLVRKGKRTRSRSVVILKRNRKGSLSKSPTGKNTKSRSRSCRKSSSPVLKVLSRSPKRSSTKSRSPIRSKPSRSPSPCNRSCTLKSKSLKRNKCSLSKSPKRDISKSRSVLSDRKSESVSPERSRSRSTDLKSLKSVKHTADKTVNDEPPTKPVGEAVATAATGPWKPLPWAAPSSSIIQGKPVAGQADESSSEIPSEDHDSAAEEPKGAKSPTGSSEEEPDEHAISRSVSPETVCADRRYRASSSKSSIKKASSSKQRQSSKSASPARKSHSPAGRKTSTSPSRRCSRSKSTSPSQSKSTSRRRRSKSPSRKRKSVSPPARRKKRSKSRSPVWRRRSRSKSPARRRKSHSKSRTKHSKSRSPARRKRSKSTDRRKRLKSRSPGRRRRSVSRRRRPIMRNRSFDRRDRWKREPSHSPILILRKRRSTSRTRRSASKTPPRLTELDKDQLLEIAKANAAAMCAKAGVPIPESLRPKAILQLPLPNPAPTPLNLPLPLPLPLNMPGMGMPNMNMPNMNMPNMNMPNMNMSNMAMSAAMASMKAATMTAALTNMAQMSNMPQMAPLPTITNKPPPSQAPQTTLPPLNLDHIEEVKRKVTQQANIYSIKELTEKCKMIAASKEEMAIAKPHVSDDEDEDRKPCGKSLS from the exons ATGGAGTGTGCAATGGACACTCGGCAAG GTGGGGACGAGGCAGCAGAGAGTGAACACACTCTAGAGGAAACGTCTGCAAAAGAAGGAAGTGAGATGCTGCACAAGAAGAACAAGAAGCACAAAAAACACAAgggcaaaaagaagaagaagaaacgtGGCAAGGGAGAGCGGGAGACCAGCTCGGAGTCGGTCCCAGAGTCCGACGTAGAGAAGCCACTAGTCAGAACCAGAGCAGG ACTTCGCCGTCAGCCAGAGCAGGGCATCTGGCTCACACCCGGAAGGCAGCGCAGTTCCAAAACGAATGCAATTACTTTTCACCCTGCGCATACTCCTCCCACCAGAGCAACATGGGCCAA tTTGAGGAGTGCTGGCCTTGTGGCTTCTGATGAAGCAGCAGGCACAAAAGATGAGGCAACAAAGGGCTTGATCACAG CAGATAAACCTGAAGTATGTGATGCTAAAGCCAGAAAACACAAAAGACATTTTGGGAAAAAGAagaaaaagaggaggagaaaaggggaaGAGAAACAGGAGAAGAACTCACCTTTACACTCCCCATCAGAGAGCGAATCTATGTCAGGGTCAGATTCTGAGTCTGAGGAGAAGCCAGCTGGCACGGATGTGCAAGCAGTTCCCATCCTGTCTAAGGCCAGACAAGAGGAAAGGGTGTCCTCCCTACGCCTAACTCTCGGCCAAAAAGAGGGATCTCTGAAAATGTGTCAAACCTTGGATGAGCAGTCTGCGGATGCACGAGGAAAGACAGAAGAGAAGGCGCCCCCTGCTGACAGGGAGGAACAGACCGTCTCCGTCATAAAGGCAGAAGATTCACGGAGCGACAGGTGCTTCAGTCACTCCCAGGAGCTTCCGGACATCATCCCCAAGCAAGGCggccagagagaggagacaaacaCAGGGCAGAGGTCAAAGGTGAATAACCATGCTCCCTCACGGTCAAGGTCACAGTCACTGACGGACACTAAAAGAGCCAGATCGAGTGTTAGTCATTCGACAAGCTCCAAGCGGTCCAGATCAAGCCGCAGTCGTTCACAAAGCCCCAAGCAATTGTCTGGTCTGCTTGTGTCTAGCAGGGGCAGGTCTCGATCCTTCTCAAAGAGCATGACTCCCAAGAGGAAGCAGTCCAAGTCCCTTAAAAGTACAGGACGTAAGTCCCATTCTCTGACTCCTAAGAGAGGACGCaagtccccctctctgtcccccagcAGAGGACGCAAGTCCCCTTCTCTGTCCCCCAGCAGAGAACGCAAGTCCCCTTCTCTGTCCCCCAGGAGAGGACGCAAGTCCCCTTCTCTGTCCCCCAGGAGAGGACGCAAGTCCCCTTCTCTGTCCCCCAGCAGAGGACGCAAGTCCCCTTCTCTGTCCCCCAGCAGAGAACGCAAGTCCCCTTCTCTGTCCCCCAGGAGAGGACGCAAGTCCCCTTCTCTGTCCCCCAGGAGAGGACGCAAGTCCCCTTCTCTGTCCCCCAGGAGAGGACGCAAGTCCCCTTCTCTGTCCCCCAGGAGAGGACGCAAGTCCCCTTCTCTGTCCCCCAGGAGAGGACGCAAGTCCCCTTCTCTGTCCCCCAGGAGAGGACGCAAGTCCCCTTCTCTGTCCCCCAGGAGAGGACGCAAGTCCCCTTCTCTGTCCCCCAGGAGAGGACGCAAGTCGTCTCCTCTGTCCCCCAGGAGAGGACGCAAGTCGTCTCCTCTGTCCCCCAGGAGAGGACGCAAGTCCCCTTCTCTGTCCCCCAGGAGAGGACGCAAGTCCCCTTCTCTGTCCCCCAGGAGAGGACGCAAGTCGTCTCCTCTGTCCCCCAGGAGAGGACGCAAGTCGTCTCCTCTGTCCCCCAGGAGAGGACGCAAGTCGTCTCCTCTGTCCCCCAGGAGAGGACGCAAGTCGTCTCCTCTGTCCCCCAGGAGAGGACGCAAgtcgtctcctctgtctcccaggAGAGGACGCAAGTCGTCTCCTCTGTCCCCCAGGAGAGGACGCAAGTCGTCTCCTCTGTCCCCCAGGAGAGGACGCAAGTCGTCTCCTCTGTCCCCCAGGAGGGGACGCAAGTCGTCTCCTCTGTCACCCAGGAGGGGACGCAAGTCGTCTCCTCTGTCCCCCAGGAGGGGACGCAAGTCGTCTCCTCTGTCCCCCAGGAGAGGACGCAAGTCCCCCAAGAGAGGACGCAAGTCGTCTCCTCTGTCCCCCAGGAGGGGACGCAAGTCGTCTCCTCTGTCCCCCAGGAGGGGACGCAAACTGTCTCCGTCTCCAAGACGAGGGCGGCGGTCTGAGTCCAGGCCTCGTGGTCGTGTCAGGAGGTCGAGGACCAGAACCCCTCCCCCTCGTCGTGGTAGACCCTCGAGGTCCCGCTCGCCTGTGAGGCTGACTCGCCGCTCACGTTCCAAATCTAGACGGCTCCGTCATTCCCGGTCCCTGAGAAGAGGCCGGCGCTCCAAAAGCAGCTCCCCGTCTCACAGGAAGAGGTCCCCCCCCAGGACACGACGGTCCCGGTCTCTGGTCAGGAAAGGCAAGCGTACTCGGTCCCGCTCTGTCGTGATCCTGAAGAGGAACAGGAAAGGCTCACTGTCCAAATCCCCAACAGGCAAGAACACCAAGTCCCGCTCCAGGAGCTGCAGGAAATCCAGTTCACCAGTACTGAAAGTACTTTCTAGATCACCAAAGCGGAGCAGTACAAAGTCCAGATCCCCAATACGCAGTAAACCATCAAGATCACCATCCCCATGTAACAGGTCTTGTACTCTTAAATCCAAATCGCTGAAAAGAAACAAGTGTTCACTGTCAAAATCGCCCAAAAGAGACATATCGAAATCTAGGTCTGTCTTAAGCGATAGGAAATCTGAGAGCGTATCCCCAGAACGCTCAAGATCCAGGTCTACTGACCTGAAGTCTCTGAAATCAGTCAAACATACTGCAGACAAGACTGTGAATGATGAACCACCTACCAAGCCTGTTGGGGAGGCTGTAGCAACAGCTGcaacagggccctggaagccccTCCCTTGGGCTGCACCCTCCAGTTCTATCATACAGGGCAAGCCAGTGGCTGGGCAGGCTGACGAGAGCAGCTCTGAGATTCCATCTGAAGACCACGACTCCGCAGCAGAAGAGCCAAAGGGAGCAAAAAGCCCAACAGGCTCCTCTGAAGAAGAGCCAGATGAGCATGCTATCTCCAGGTCTGTGTCACCAGAGACCGTTTGTGCTGATCGTCGCTACAGGGCATCATCTTCTAAATCCTCCATCAAGAAGGCATCATCCTCGAAACAACGTCAGTCCTCAAAATCAGCATCACCTGCCAGGAAGTCCCACTCACCTGCCGGCAGAAAGACGTCCACCTCTCCCTCACGGAGGTGCTCCCGGTCTaagtctacctctccctctcagtcCAAGTCTACCTCCAGAAGGAGGCGTTCCAAGTCCCCATCCAGGAAAAGGAAGTCTGTCTCCCCGCCTGCCAGACGGAAGAAGAGGTCCAAGTCCAGAAGTCCTGTCTGGCGCAGGAGATCACGCTCTAAGTCACCGGCACGGCGCAGGAAGTCACATTCCAAGTCCAGGACCAAGCACTCAAAGTCCCGCTCCCCGGCCAGAAGGAAGAGGTCCAAATCCACAGACAGGCGCAAACGCCTCAAGTCTCGTTCTCCAGGCCGGAGGAGAAGGTCCGTGTCGCGACGGCGCCGGCCCATCATGCGAAATCGCTCATTTGACCGCCGCGACCGATGGAAACGGGAACCAAGCCATTCACCCATCCTCATCCTCCGCAAGCGCCGGTCCACATCTCGAACCCGCCGCAGTGCAAGCAAGACCCCTCCTCGTCTCACTGAGCTGG ACAAAGACCAGCTACTGGAGATAGCGAAGGCCAATGCAGCAGCCATGTGTGCTAAAGCAGGTGTGCCCATTCCAGAGAGTCTGAGACCCAAGGCCATCCTCCAGCTTCCCCTGCCCAACCCAgccccaacccctctgaatctgcCTCTTCCCCTGCCCTTGCCTCTCAACATGCCCGGCATGGGAATGCCCAACATGAACATGCCCAACATGAACATGCCCAACATGAACATGCCCAACATGAACATGTCCAATATGGCCATGAGTGCTGCCATGGCCAGTATGAAAGCTGCCACCATGACTGCAGCCCTCACCAACATGGCTCAGATGTCAAACATGCCCCAGATGGCTCCCCTCCCAACCATCACCAACAAGCCCCCTCCTAGCCAGGCTCCCCAAACAACTCTTCCCCCCCTCAACCTGGACCACATAGAGGAGGTGAAGAGGAAGGTGACTCAGCAGGCCAACATCTACAGCATCAAGGAGCTCACTGAG AAATGTAAGATGATAGCAGCAAGTAAAGAGGAGATGGCCATAGCGAAACCGCATGTGTCTGATGACGAGGATGAGGACAGAAAGCCCTGTGGCAAGAGCTTAAGT TAA
- the LOC110504388 gene encoding serine/arginine repetitive matrix protein 1 isoform X1: protein MECAMDTRQEFHQQLETDTHAQTCSTLVNSGDEAAESEHTLEETSAKEGSEMLHKKNKKHKKHKGKKKKKKRGKGERETSSESVPESDVEKPLVRTRAGLRRQPEQGIWLTPGRQRSSKTNAITFHPAHTPPTRATWANLRSAGLVASDEAAGTKDEATKGLITADKPEVCDAKARKHKRHFGKKKKKRRRKGEEKQEKNSPLHSPSESESMSGSDSESEEKPAGTDVQAVPILSKARQEERVSSLRLTLGQKEGSLKMCQTLDEQSADARGKTEEKAPPADREEQTVSVIKAEDSRSDRCFSHSQELPDIIPKQGGQREETNTGQRSKVNNHAPSRSRSQSLTDTKRARSSVSHSTSSKRSRSSRSRSQSPKQLSGLLVSSRGRSRSFSKSMTPKRKQSKSLKSTGRKSHSLTPKRGRKSPSLSPSRGRKSPSLSPSRERKSPSLSPRRGRKSPSLSPRRGRKSPSLSPSRGRKSPSLSPSRERKSPSLSPRRGRKSPSLSPRRGRKSPSLSPRRGRKSPSLSPRRGRKSPSLSPRRGRKSPSLSPRRGRKSPSLSPRRGRKSPSLSPRRGRKSSPLSPRRGRKSSPLSPRRGRKSPSLSPRRGRKSPSLSPRRGRKSSPLSPRRGRKSSPLSPRRGRKSSPLSPRRGRKSSPLSPRRGRKSSPLSPRRGRKSSPLSPRRGRKSSPLSPRRGRKSSPLSPRRGRKSSPLSPRRGRKSSPLSPRRGRKSSPLSPRRGRKSPKRGRKSSPLSPRRGRKSSPLSPRRGRKLSPSPRRGRRSESRPRGRVRRSRTRTPPPRRGRPSRSRSPVRLTRRSRSKSRRLRHSRSLRRGRRSKSSSPSHRKRSPPRTRRSRSLVRKGKRTRSRSVVILKRNRKGSLSKSPTGKNTKSRSRSCRKSSSPVLKVLSRSPKRSSTKSRSPIRSKPSRSPSPCNRSCTLKSKSLKRNKCSLSKSPKRDISKSRSVLSDRKSESVSPERSRSRSTDLKSLKSVKHTADKTVNDEPPTKPVGEAVATAATGPWKPLPWAAPSSSIIQGKPVAGQADESSSEIPSEDHDSAAEEPKGAKSPTGSSEEEPDEHAISRSVSPETVCADRRYRASSSKSSIKKASSSKQRQSSKSASPARKSHSPAGRKTSTSPSRRCSRSKSTSPSQSKSTSRRRRSKSPSRKRKSVSPPARRKKRSKSRSPVWRRRSRSKSPARRRKSHSKSRTKHSKSRSPARRKRSKSTDRRKRLKSRSPGRRRRSVSRRRRPIMRNRSFDRRDRWKREPSHSPILILRKRRSTSRTRRSASKTPPRLTELDKDQLLEIAKANAAAMCAKAGVPIPESLRPKAILQLPLPNPAPTPLNLPLPLPLPLNMPGMGMPNMNMPNMNMPNMNMPNMNMSNMAMSAAMASMKAATMTAALTNMAQMSNMPQMAPLPTITNKPPPSQAPQTTLPPLNLDHIEEVKRKVTQQANIYSIKELTEKCKMIAASKEEMAIAKPHVSDDEDEDRKPCGKSLS from the exons ATGGAGTGTGCAATGGACACTCGGCAAG AGTTTCACCAGCAACTGGAAACAGACACCCATGCCCAGACATGCTCAACTTTGGTGAATA GTGGGGACGAGGCAGCAGAGAGTGAACACACTCTAGAGGAAACGTCTGCAAAAGAAGGAAGTGAGATGCTGCACAAGAAGAACAAGAAGCACAAAAAACACAAgggcaaaaagaagaagaagaaacgtGGCAAGGGAGAGCGGGAGACCAGCTCGGAGTCGGTCCCAGAGTCCGACGTAGAGAAGCCACTAGTCAGAACCAGAGCAGG ACTTCGCCGTCAGCCAGAGCAGGGCATCTGGCTCACACCCGGAAGGCAGCGCAGTTCCAAAACGAATGCAATTACTTTTCACCCTGCGCATACTCCTCCCACCAGAGCAACATGGGCCAA tTTGAGGAGTGCTGGCCTTGTGGCTTCTGATGAAGCAGCAGGCACAAAAGATGAGGCAACAAAGGGCTTGATCACAG CAGATAAACCTGAAGTATGTGATGCTAAAGCCAGAAAACACAAAAGACATTTTGGGAAAAAGAagaaaaagaggaggagaaaaggggaaGAGAAACAGGAGAAGAACTCACCTTTACACTCCCCATCAGAGAGCGAATCTATGTCAGGGTCAGATTCTGAGTCTGAGGAGAAGCCAGCTGGCACGGATGTGCAAGCAGTTCCCATCCTGTCTAAGGCCAGACAAGAGGAAAGGGTGTCCTCCCTACGCCTAACTCTCGGCCAAAAAGAGGGATCTCTGAAAATGTGTCAAACCTTGGATGAGCAGTCTGCGGATGCACGAGGAAAGACAGAAGAGAAGGCGCCCCCTGCTGACAGGGAGGAACAGACCGTCTCCGTCATAAAGGCAGAAGATTCACGGAGCGACAGGTGCTTCAGTCACTCCCAGGAGCTTCCGGACATCATCCCCAAGCAAGGCggccagagagaggagacaaacaCAGGGCAGAGGTCAAAGGTGAATAACCATGCTCCCTCACGGTCAAGGTCACAGTCACTGACGGACACTAAAAGAGCCAGATCGAGTGTTAGTCATTCGACAAGCTCCAAGCGGTCCAGATCAAGCCGCAGTCGTTCACAAAGCCCCAAGCAATTGTCTGGTCTGCTTGTGTCTAGCAGGGGCAGGTCTCGATCCTTCTCAAAGAGCATGACTCCCAAGAGGAAGCAGTCCAAGTCCCTTAAAAGTACAGGACGTAAGTCCCATTCTCTGACTCCTAAGAGAGGACGCaagtccccctctctgtcccccagcAGAGGACGCAAGTCCCCTTCTCTGTCCCCCAGCAGAGAACGCAAGTCCCCTTCTCTGTCCCCCAGGAGAGGACGCAAGTCCCCTTCTCTGTCCCCCAGGAGAGGACGCAAGTCCCCTTCTCTGTCCCCCAGCAGAGGACGCAAGTCCCCTTCTCTGTCCCCCAGCAGAGAACGCAAGTCCCCTTCTCTGTCCCCCAGGAGAGGACGCAAGTCCCCTTCTCTGTCCCCCAGGAGAGGACGCAAGTCCCCTTCTCTGTCCCCCAGGAGAGGACGCAAGTCCCCTTCTCTGTCCCCCAGGAGAGGACGCAAGTCCCCTTCTCTGTCCCCCAGGAGAGGACGCAAGTCCCCTTCTCTGTCCCCCAGGAGAGGACGCAAGTCCCCTTCTCTGTCCCCCAGGAGAGGACGCAAGTCCCCTTCTCTGTCCCCCAGGAGAGGACGCAAGTCGTCTCCTCTGTCCCCCAGGAGAGGACGCAAGTCGTCTCCTCTGTCCCCCAGGAGAGGACGCAAGTCCCCTTCTCTGTCCCCCAGGAGAGGACGCAAGTCCCCTTCTCTGTCCCCCAGGAGAGGACGCAAGTCGTCTCCTCTGTCCCCCAGGAGAGGACGCAAGTCGTCTCCTCTGTCCCCCAGGAGAGGACGCAAGTCGTCTCCTCTGTCCCCCAGGAGAGGACGCAAGTCGTCTCCTCTGTCCCCCAGGAGAGGACGCAAgtcgtctcctctgtctcccaggAGAGGACGCAAGTCGTCTCCTCTGTCCCCCAGGAGAGGACGCAAGTCGTCTCCTCTGTCCCCCAGGAGAGGACGCAAGTCGTCTCCTCTGTCCCCCAGGAGGGGACGCAAGTCGTCTCCTCTGTCACCCAGGAGGGGACGCAAGTCGTCTCCTCTGTCCCCCAGGAGGGGACGCAAGTCGTCTCCTCTGTCCCCCAGGAGAGGACGCAAGTCCCCCAAGAGAGGACGCAAGTCGTCTCCTCTGTCCCCCAGGAGGGGACGCAAGTCGTCTCCTCTGTCCCCCAGGAGGGGACGCAAACTGTCTCCGTCTCCAAGACGAGGGCGGCGGTCTGAGTCCAGGCCTCGTGGTCGTGTCAGGAGGTCGAGGACCAGAACCCCTCCCCCTCGTCGTGGTAGACCCTCGAGGTCCCGCTCGCCTGTGAGGCTGACTCGCCGCTCACGTTCCAAATCTAGACGGCTCCGTCATTCCCGGTCCCTGAGAAGAGGCCGGCGCTCCAAAAGCAGCTCCCCGTCTCACAGGAAGAGGTCCCCCCCCAGGACACGACGGTCCCGGTCTCTGGTCAGGAAAGGCAAGCGTACTCGGTCCCGCTCTGTCGTGATCCTGAAGAGGAACAGGAAAGGCTCACTGTCCAAATCCCCAACAGGCAAGAACACCAAGTCCCGCTCCAGGAGCTGCAGGAAATCCAGTTCACCAGTACTGAAAGTACTTTCTAGATCACCAAAGCGGAGCAGTACAAAGTCCAGATCCCCAATACGCAGTAAACCATCAAGATCACCATCCCCATGTAACAGGTCTTGTACTCTTAAATCCAAATCGCTGAAAAGAAACAAGTGTTCACTGTCAAAATCGCCCAAAAGAGACATATCGAAATCTAGGTCTGTCTTAAGCGATAGGAAATCTGAGAGCGTATCCCCAGAACGCTCAAGATCCAGGTCTACTGACCTGAAGTCTCTGAAATCAGTCAAACATACTGCAGACAAGACTGTGAATGATGAACCACCTACCAAGCCTGTTGGGGAGGCTGTAGCAACAGCTGcaacagggccctggaagccccTCCCTTGGGCTGCACCCTCCAGTTCTATCATACAGGGCAAGCCAGTGGCTGGGCAGGCTGACGAGAGCAGCTCTGAGATTCCATCTGAAGACCACGACTCCGCAGCAGAAGAGCCAAAGGGAGCAAAAAGCCCAACAGGCTCCTCTGAAGAAGAGCCAGATGAGCATGCTATCTCCAGGTCTGTGTCACCAGAGACCGTTTGTGCTGATCGTCGCTACAGGGCATCATCTTCTAAATCCTCCATCAAGAAGGCATCATCCTCGAAACAACGTCAGTCCTCAAAATCAGCATCACCTGCCAGGAAGTCCCACTCACCTGCCGGCAGAAAGACGTCCACCTCTCCCTCACGGAGGTGCTCCCGGTCTaagtctacctctccctctcagtcCAAGTCTACCTCCAGAAGGAGGCGTTCCAAGTCCCCATCCAGGAAAAGGAAGTCTGTCTCCCCGCCTGCCAGACGGAAGAAGAGGTCCAAGTCCAGAAGTCCTGTCTGGCGCAGGAGATCACGCTCTAAGTCACCGGCACGGCGCAGGAAGTCACATTCCAAGTCCAGGACCAAGCACTCAAAGTCCCGCTCCCCGGCCAGAAGGAAGAGGTCCAAATCCACAGACAGGCGCAAACGCCTCAAGTCTCGTTCTCCAGGCCGGAGGAGAAGGTCCGTGTCGCGACGGCGCCGGCCCATCATGCGAAATCGCTCATTTGACCGCCGCGACCGATGGAAACGGGAACCAAGCCATTCACCCATCCTCATCCTCCGCAAGCGCCGGTCCACATCTCGAACCCGCCGCAGTGCAAGCAAGACCCCTCCTCGTCTCACTGAGCTGG ACAAAGACCAGCTACTGGAGATAGCGAAGGCCAATGCAGCAGCCATGTGTGCTAAAGCAGGTGTGCCCATTCCAGAGAGTCTGAGACCCAAGGCCATCCTCCAGCTTCCCCTGCCCAACCCAgccccaacccctctgaatctgcCTCTTCCCCTGCCCTTGCCTCTCAACATGCCCGGCATGGGAATGCCCAACATGAACATGCCCAACATGAACATGCCCAACATGAACATGCCCAACATGAACATGTCCAATATGGCCATGAGTGCTGCCATGGCCAGTATGAAAGCTGCCACCATGACTGCAGCCCTCACCAACATGGCTCAGATGTCAAACATGCCCCAGATGGCTCCCCTCCCAACCATCACCAACAAGCCCCCTCCTAGCCAGGCTCCCCAAACAACTCTTCCCCCCCTCAACCTGGACCACATAGAGGAGGTGAAGAGGAAGGTGACTCAGCAGGCCAACATCTACAGCATCAAGGAGCTCACTGAG AAATGTAAGATGATAGCAGCAAGTAAAGAGGAGATGGCCATAGCGAAACCGCATGTGTCTGATGACGAGGATGAGGACAGAAAGCCCTGTGGCAAGAGCTTAAGT TAA